The proteins below come from a single Eubacterium limosum genomic window:
- a CDS encoding InlB B-repeat-containing protein, which translates to MKKFYTRELHRLSIGLLIILTLLFAFLLNTAVQAEEQELLKAKQVIYTFDIPDGSLDDRDVALGTSQEQLDLPSSLIARVKNAEKEQKFEVPVTWTAHPQYDRDAPGEYRFTAIPAEEYTLADHLTPPGVTVTVNEAEVDDPKAVDEREDVRFKEEKSEDRSRSNQPFSFDIASGSVVIEPDTTGQSDIQVTQGSTVTRGIDSSDTIELYSTSGATVNHFVMVKGGIETNVAANGINIKSPSGDGFSITENSTVTLTLVGNNYVQPSGSYYAGILVRVGSSPTIEDGGNGFIEARGGNYSAAIGGASSYDGTGSGDITINSGTINCYAGKWNAILGGDDANITINGGKVNITNTNSNFDKKGISADTLVLNGGTVSADGYRNRSIECSKAIINGGSLYVNSSISGTFINSAGLPVSQNRIDASSVYGPNEMVKAGELDVLMARLHTAQVPNAYSNLYGVRDVYTDSSASVYLWLPRVNMPLTDIEDPSSVKDYDNSGLPERITAKYLSTPVTLKLLNPDDYSSSAVYQWQLNGKDIEGATAQTLEAKDIGTYTLNITDGGSVSSYRQIIFSAVYTLAFDSNGGKGVMPDQTKNYGEELPLNPNEYTKTGYTFSGWKELKSGAVYPDKATLTEDFTVIDGEVVKLYAQWRANNYNVKFDGNTADGGSMTDQAMTYDTAVNLTANGYTKTGYTFTGWNTQANGGGTAYTDGENVKNLTTADGETVPLYAQWRANKYSIQFEGNTADGGSMADQAMTYDEAASLERNSYTKTGYTFTGWNTQADGGGTAYGDGEEVKNLTIVDGEVVKLYAQWRLRTPSIVTSQSIGKHGDTITLTGEDFEPNAEVIFTLHSMPKEIGKAPADTDGKVTLTFQVPFDTEEGDHQLRADNGIHSAQTGLKVLKTAKADSEKIDNNTNGTPVGTGIQSHGYIPLVLVLVLCGITFGVLLRRNKLK; encoded by the coding sequence ATGAAAAAGTTTTACACACGAGAACTTCACAGGTTAAGTATAGGGTTGCTGATCATACTTACGCTGTTGTTCGCGTTTTTATTAAATACTGCCGTTCAGGCAGAAGAACAGGAGTTACTAAAAGCGAAACAGGTGATTTATACCTTTGATATACCCGATGGAAGTTTAGACGACCGGGATGTTGCGTTAGGAACCAGCCAGGAGCAGCTAGACCTCCCTTCCAGCCTGATTGCTAGGGTAAAAAACGCCGAAAAGGAGCAGAAGTTCGAGGTACCAGTCACCTGGACAGCCCATCCCCAGTATGACAGGGACGCTCCGGGAGAATACCGGTTCACCGCAATACCAGCAGAGGAATATACACTGGCAGATCATCTTACGCCCCCGGGTGTTACAGTAACTGTAAATGAAGCGGAGGTGGATGATCCTAAAGCAGTTGATGAGAGGGAAGATGTGCGATTTAAAGAGGAAAAATCGGAAGATCGGAGTCGCTCCAATCAACCTTTCTCATTTGATATCGCCAGTGGAAGTGTTGTCATTGAGCCTGATACGACAGGCCAATCAGATATTCAGGTCACACAGGGCAGTACAGTCACACGTGGGATCGACTCATCAGATACGATTGAGCTTTACAGCACCTCCGGCGCCACCGTTAATCATTTCGTCATGGTGAAAGGCGGGATCGAGACGAATGTTGCTGCAAATGGTATTAACATTAAATCACCCAGCGGAGACGGCTTTTCCATTACTGAGAATTCGACTGTTACACTTACGCTTGTTGGAAATAACTATGTTCAACCATCAGGCTCCTATTATGCGGGAATATTAGTGCGTGTCGGAAGCTCACCCACTATTGAAGATGGAGGCAATGGTTTTATTGAGGCCAGAGGAGGAAACTACAGTGCAGCCATAGGAGGTGCCTCGTCATATGATGGTACAGGTAGTGGTGACATAACAATAAACAGCGGGACAATTAATTGTTATGCGGGAAAATGGAATGCCATTTTGGGAGGTGATGATGCAAATATAACAATAAATGGTGGAAAGGTAAATATTACTAATACTAATAGTAATTTTGATAAAAAAGGAATTTCAGCAGATACGCTGGTTTTAAATGGAGGGACTGTCTCGGCCGATGGGTACAGAAACCGTAGTATAGAATGCAGCAAAGCAATTATAAACGGAGGAAGTCTGTATGTAAATTCCTCAATATCAGGAACTTTTATCAACAGCGCAGGTCTCCCAGTGTCCCAGAATCGAATTGACGCAAGCTCTGTTTATGGACCGAATGAAATGGTAAAAGCAGGTGAGCTTGACGTCCTGATGGCCAGGCTCCACACGGCACAGGTACCGAATGCTTACTCTAACCTTTACGGCGTCAGGGATGTCTATACCGATTCAAGCGCAAGTGTATATTTATGGCTGCCCCGGGTTAATATGCCGCTCACCGATATTGAAGATCCATCTTCCGTAAAGGACTATGATAACAGCGGACTGCCGGAGAGGATAACCGCCAAATATCTAAGTACGCCAGTCACTTTAAAGCTCTTAAACCCCGATGATTATTCATCATCGGCAGTTTATCAATGGCAATTGAACGGAAAAGATATAGAGGGCGCAACAGCACAGACTCTGGAAGCAAAAGACATTGGTACATATACACTAAATATAACGGACGGAGGTTCTGTTTCCAGCTATCGTCAAATCATATTTTCCGCTGTCTATACGCTTGCCTTTGACAGTAACGGAGGCAAGGGCGTGATGCCGGACCAGACAAAAAATTACGGCGAAGAGCTGCCATTGAACCCAAATGAATATACCAAAACCGGCTACACCTTTAGCGGCTGGAAAGAATTGAAAAGTGGAGCTGTTTATCCCGATAAAGCCACACTAACCGAAGATTTTACAGTCATAGATGGCGAAGTAGTCAAATTATATGCCCAGTGGCGTGCAAATAACTATAACGTCAAATTCGACGGCAACACCGCCGATGGCGGCAGCATGACCGATCAAGCCATGACCTACGATACGGCGGTCAATCTGACGGCCAACGGTTACACCAAAACCGGCTACACCTTTACAGGCTGGAACACCCAGGCCAATGGCGGCGGGACCGCCTATACCGATGGTGAGAATGTTAAAAATCTGACCACAGCAGATGGCGAAACCGTTCCACTGTACGCCCAGTGGCGTGCCAACAAGTACAGCATCCAATTCGAGGGCAACACCGCCGACGGCGGCAGCATGGCCGATCAGGCCATGACCTATGACGAGGCGGCTAGTCTGGAACGCAACAGCTATACCAAGACTGGCTACACCTTTACGGGCTGGAACACCCAGGCCGACGGAGGCGGAACTGCCTATGGCGATGGTGAGGAGGTTAAAAATCTGACCATAGTCGATGGAGAAGTAGTCAAGCTGTATGCCCAGTGGCGTTTACGCACACCGAGCATTGTCACAAGCCAGAGTATTGGAAAACATGGCGATACGATTACTTTGACAGGTGAAGACTTTGAACCGAATGCAGAAGTCATTTTTACGCTGCACTCGATGCCAAAAGAGATTGGGAAGGCACCAGCAGACACAGATGGAAAGGTGACACTTACATTTCAGGTGCCTTTTGACACCGAAGAAGGTGATCATCAGCTAAGGGCAGATAACGGTATTCATTCAGCCCAGACTGGGCTTAAGGTGCTGAAAACAGCCAAAGCGGATTCTGAAAAAATTGATAACAATACAAATGGAACACCTGTTGGAACAGGAATACAAAGCCATGGGTATATTCCGCTCGTTCTTGTTTTAGTACTCTGTGGTATCACTTTTGGTGTACTGTTAAGAAGAAATAAATTGAAATAA
- a CDS encoding LytTR family transcriptional regulator, which produces MKQDAVELTRMIMRKHYERDLDFVIEQMAEDIMWIGPLKSQFINGLDNFKEILEIEQGIPFQVKDDVYELVGESEEGCVVSGKYTVYNEGVQNYIMLAEQRCTFVYRRQEGRLLAIHIHVSNTADNLLIGDEKYFPFKAGRENYEYMQKLIQEKIGKEKKVCFKGLNKEEYFVDINQIIYIEAGHRKSRLQCADKAMNIRVPIGEIETELPEQFIRIHRSYIINLDYVLNVQYREINMYDGSTLPVPEKRYPQVLKSIQDYHENHSYR; this is translated from the coding sequence ATGAAGCAGGATGCCGTGGAGCTGACACGCATGATTATGCGAAAACATTACGAAAGAGATCTGGATTTTGTGATTGAGCAGATGGCAGAAGATATTATGTGGATCGGTCCCCTTAAAAGCCAGTTTATCAACGGCCTGGATAACTTTAAAGAAATACTGGAGATTGAGCAGGGGATTCCTTTTCAGGTCAAAGACGACGTTTATGAGCTTGTTGGGGAAAGCGAGGAGGGCTGTGTTGTCAGCGGAAAATATACCGTTTATAACGAGGGCGTCCAGAACTATATCATGCTGGCCGAGCAGCGCTGCACCTTTGTGTACCGCAGGCAGGAGGGAAGACTGCTTGCCATACATATCCATGTATCCAATACGGCAGACAATCTGCTGATTGGCGATGAGAAATATTTCCCCTTTAAAGCTGGCCGTGAAAATTATGAGTATATGCAAAAGCTGATCCAGGAAAAGATCGGCAAAGAGAAGAAGGTCTGCTTTAAAGGTTTGAACAAAGAAGAATACTTTGTGGACATCAACCAGATCATTTACATAGAGGCCGGACACCGTAAGAGCAGGCTGCAATGTGCAGACAAGGCCATGAATATCCGGGTGCCCATCGGAGAAATTGAGACAGAGCTGCCTGAACAGTTTATCAGAATTCACCGCAGCTACATCATCAATCTGGATTATGTATTAAACGTACAGTACCGTGAAATAAATATGTACGATGGCAGTACCCTGCCAGTTCCAGAAAAGCGCTATCCACAGGTACTTAAGAGCATACAGGATTATCATGAGAACCACTCATACCGTTAA